Sequence from the Microbacterium sp. AZCO genome:
GCTCGAGCACCTCGGCCGGGATCGCCTTCGACGTGCGACCCAGCAGCACGGCGCTCTCGAGCGCGTCGATGTGCGCGGGCGGCGTGTACTCCGCGATGATCGTCGGCCGGCCGGGCGCGTCACGGAGCCGCCGCGCCCGCGTCACGATCGCCCAGACGAGACCGGCGATGACGCCCAGCGCGGCCAGCGACTGCAGCCATCCCCAGACGGAGGCGAAGAACGACGGGTCGAAGGGGGTGAAGGTGCCGCCCTGGAAGCCCACGGCCATCGTCATGGTCTGGTACGGCTGGAGGTCGCCCGTGGCCGCCGTGACCTGCGCTCCGGCATCCTCCCGCTGGATCGCGATCGTGCAGGGATCGGTCGCCCCCTGGTAGCCGTGGTAGCACGAGACATCCCCCGTGAGCGCCGCGGCGAGATCGGGATCGACGTGCAGCGTCGCCGTCACGCGACCGAACGGCTGGGCCCACTCGGTGCCGTTGACGTCCCAGTAGAACTCGTCGTCGCCCGTGTCACGGAAGTACCGGGTGACGTTCTCCAGCGTGTACGTGAAGACGTAGGTCTGCTCGCCGTGCACGAAATCGTCGGCGCGCGACGTCATCGAGAAGACGCCGTCCTCGTTCGCCACCTCGGCAGGGCGCGGATTGCCGTCGCCGTCGGTGATCGAGACGAAGTGCGGGTTGAGCGGGGCGCCGAGGTACCTGTCGGGCACGAGTCGCCGCATCCCGTGGTTCTGGTCGTACTCGGGGAACTCTGCGACGAACCGCTCGCTCACCCGCAGACGGCTCGTGCCGTCGTCGGCGCGCGTCAGCGTGTAGTCGACGTCGAGGCTCGTGAAGCGGAAATCGTCGACGCTCCCCGACTCCGCGGCGAGCACGGGATCGTTGGCGGACGCCACGCCCGCAGAGCGCGCGACGTCGTCCGCGAAGGCGACGCCGGCGCCCCACATTGCGATC
This genomic interval carries:
- a CDS encoding DUF2207 domain-containing protein, with the translated sequence MGWVVRRAVALAVAASILLLIAMWGAGVAFADDVARSAGVASANDPVLAAESGSVDDFRFTSLDVDYTLTRADDGTSRLRVSERFVAEFPEYDQNHGMRRLVPDRYLGAPLNPHFVSITDGDGNPRPAEVANEDGVFSMTSRADDFVHGEQTYVFTYTLENVTRYFRDTGDDEFYWDVNGTEWAQPFGRVTATLHVDPDLAAALTGDVSCYHGYQGATDPCTIAIQREDAGAQVTAATGDLQPYQTMTMAVGFQGGTFTPFDPSFFASVWGWLQSLAALGVIAGLVWAIVTRARRLRDAPGRPTIIAEYTPPAHIDALESAVLLGRTSKAIPAEVLEQAVVGSIRILEGKRRWFGGARLKAQLVDPTRADGDGRMLLDGLFPGMVIGDAYEFGQTDRRFSSAAQAIVKAANSELERRGLRRKVSAWTRALPVLATGAAATLVFLCGMAAIDAAVVEWVPIVLIVLAILAEVFVISLVSRKPLTALGAEVRDHLAGLRVFIEWAEADRIRMLQSPQGAERVQVDTADRRVMLKLYEALLPYAVVFGQEKRWAQELAVLYGDQGTPVWYSGSSGGFNAAAFSAGIGTLSASASSASSSGGSGGGGSAGGGGGGGGGGGV